Genomic window (Zingiber officinale cultivar Zhangliang chromosome 2B, Zo_v1.1, whole genome shotgun sequence):
TTGCTTTGTATAAGTAATAGCATTGTTACTATGTTGGTCAATAGTGTCTGGCAAAACATTGTAAGATAAATAATGAATTTTTAGACAGCATCATTATCCCTTTGGTACTCTCAGTTGCATTCAACttgaaagaaaattataaattaattttataattaaaattttacttgtaTAGAGCAACAATCAAATAAGAATACACTTGTAAGTCCTTGAAAAGATTCATTAACTATGTATTTGACAGGAGAATATATCTTTAAATAGTTAGATTGTAAGCTGAATCTAATTCTAGTCACCTGATTGTCATGCATGCTATAAAGCAAATGATATCATGAAAGGAACCAACTATTAGATAATGATATCAAATGTAGTTCCAAACCTCGCAGATGATCTTGTAGTGTTCCTTGAGACATAAACTCATAGACAAGGGCCAAATGATTTACTTCATTGCAATAGCCAACCAAAGAAACTAAATTCCGATGATGAACCCTAGTCAAGTGTTGGGCCTGAAAAACATAATCAGTGATGTGTAGGAACTAGAAACATCAAGATCCAAACTAAATCAAAGAAACAGAAATGAATGAGACAGTTAATATTCTGTAGGATCTGACTCGTCATAGATAGGACATAATTGTTCAAGATACTATTAATACATGTTTGAAAGAATAATAAAATTTCATCAGCTCCTGATTTTTTTTGTGTAAAATATACGAGTTTATACATTCATTCCCTCTCCCCGTCTTTGGTTATGCAAAATCTCCCAATGGAATCACATTCAACAACCATCTCCAACTAATTAAATTGAACCATCCACATATGTATAAGATTTATTTacctcagcaagaaactctttaGTTCCTTGTGATGATGATTGTGATAGCAATTTGACTGCAACTTGAGTACCGTCTTCCAAATGTCCATGGAAAACAGACCCAAATCCTCCTTTTCCTAGgatcttttgaaagttattagTGATGTTATTTAATTCCATGAATGTGAATTGGCGATTTTCAAGCTGCAATGCATTATCTGTTTGCTTTAGGAAACCATTCGATGGATTCACTAAGCCACCTCTTCTCAAACCTTTCAAGTTTCAAAAAAAGAATAAGATTGTTAAATGCATGTCAGAAAATAGATGATGGTCTACTATTACAAAACAATTGCAGAAATATCACCTTGTGTTTTCCTCACTCTCCAAACTATGGCTATCAGCGCAAGAAGTATTAACACCGGAAATATACAAAGAATCACGACCACCGGTGTtgatattttcttcttttttggtgCAGGCGTCACATTGCATGATGTACCATTGTTACAAAGATGTGGATTCCCATCTAGTCTGCATGAGATTATAACTTGCTTAATGGTTAAAGATATGTTTGAAATTATGAAAACTCTCCAACCAAAAAAGGAAAGAAGCAGCCGAGTTCGAGAACAAATTATCAAACTTTAATGCCaaattattactcaaagtttaAACAGCTAAGCTAAACTCCTATTATTTCATGACTCCTTGCCTAGATCTCTTTAATGATTAAGCAAGCCCTTTCATATTATGAATACTTAAAGAAAAAGGGAAGGacctaaacttaaaattaacacAGACCTTAAGGTAAGTAACCCATTTTGTGCCATTTCAAGGAGGTTCGAAGGAACTGATCCATTTAACTGGTTTCCTGTCAAATCACTGCAAGCAATCATGAAATGTTAAGCCCTTTTCTACCTTTTCCATATAATGCAAGAAGGATTAAGAAATATGCTTACAGTAGTTTGAGAGAATTTAAGTTTGCTAGATCATCAGGTATTGACCCTGTTAAATTGTTGTAAGACAAGTCTCTGAAAAAAGTGATTATAGGACAATTGTTAGCTGATAATTCCTCCCATGGCATTCCTCTGTACAAGGCTCTAAAATGTTGCATGAATGACTGTTTGCCATATTCAATGAATAGCAAaagtaaaaaggaaaacaaatagcaagcaACGTGAGTAGCCTTACAAGTATTGAAGTGCACTAAGACTAGCAACAGATTTGGTTATTTCCCCAATCAGCCCACTTGATGACAGGTTCCTGTAGAACAATAATGGCTAATAAGAATATTACAGAATTTCCAAACGGTTTGAGTTAGATGTTCTTGTAGAACTCACAAAGCAGTGACTCTTGGAGAATTTGAGAAGCTATAAGTACAATTTAGTCCATCCCATACAAAAGCAATTGGGGAACATGGATCTCCCATCCAATTCCTTTGGATCTGATACCACTCCTTGATCACTGTCATGGCATCAACtgtaaaaaagagaaaaataatcaACAATATAAACTAATGACATTGCTcagaataaaaaatagaaaacaaacaCTACTAGCATGCGACCCGTCTAAGTATCTTAGCTAGCAGTCGCACACCCCAAATCAAATATTAAGCAAATAATCAGCATGAAAATTCCCAACAATACCATATCAGTAGAGTCCATTGAATAAAGATTGATCTGCTTAATATCATATGTACCTTCCAATCCCAACACCTGTTTCAATCTATGGTTTTCGAGCTAATGTTTTTTCTCTTTATACTGATTTGTTTTGATCCTTTTCCAACACCAATTatcataattaagtttttttcctGGCAAACAAATCAAATTTAGGAAAATTTGAACAACTTAATGTGCACTGTTGTGAAGGTGGAAACTTCTTTTTCCGTGTCCACTCTGCCTTAGGGCTTTCAGTAACATTCAATCGAGCAATTGATAGGCAAGATATTTCTTCTCCCTGTTCCACCGAAAGGGGCTACATACCATCTCCAGCGTCCGAGGGCACGGAGGTGTTGCTCATGGTGACGTATAGCTCGAAGGCATTGAGGATGGGCGGGAGAGTGGAGTTGCTGAGAGCCTCGAGGGAGATGTTATAGGTAGGGAACGAAGGGAGGGGCACCTCGCCGTAGACGGCGTCCGCGTAGAGGTAAGGGGGGGTCACTATACTCCCCAGCGTGCGCAATCCATTCACGTAGTAGCTAAACTGCCGCGATTGATTGGTTCCGGAAAGGTTAAAAATCTCGGATATGTGGAGGATGGGGAAGAACTGGTTGACGTCGCCGGGGACGGGATCCCATGCGAGGACGAGGCTGGAGGAGTTGATGGGGGTGACGGCGGTCTGCATGACGGCGGAGGGAACGCCGAAGAAGTCCCCGGGGACGTTTTCGACGGTAGAGTTGGTGGAGACGTCGTTCCAGTTCCGCTGCGAGGAGAAGCTCCATGGCATCCACACCCGATCAACCGGGTCGGCCGGATACCTACGAGGAGGCGCGGAGCACATTTTACCAGTTTAGtccaaaaataataaagaaattatTTAGAGATTTTATAAGGGCAAAAACAAAAAAGGATGACCTTTTTTCAATTAACGTTAAATGACAATCAATTAATGTAAATTATCCGAAATACTCCTAAaccagattttaaaatttataacgaTTGGTATGATTATTTTatgttgattttatttattagaaaattataattgtattaaaataatattttaataagtaaatcaaactaagaaaattatatgacaatcattatattttaaataaatattattttatcatAATAGACTGTATGTATAAGTTAACAAATAGATAGCCCAATGTATAACAACTAATCGCTAGATTTTACAAAAATATCATTATCTTATATCGATTTTAGATATTAGATTAAAACGATATCTCAATaaacaaattaaactaaaaacactttataacatatatatatatatattacatttcAAATGGAATTCATTTAATCATAATCAAAATTTAACTAACAAGTAGGTATTATAATATGTCTAGTTTAACTTCTACAATAATATAAATATCTTATGTTGATTTTGTTTATCGAAGAGTGATAAtctgattaaaataatatttcaatgagtAAAATAGACTAAGAGATTATCATGATACCCACTACATTTCAAATGAATATTATTTTATCACGATCGAATAGAAGTTTGTAGGTAGCTGGTATGCCCTAGGGTATAGCACAGATAGTGAGTGCATGATATCTATGACCTAATAGCTAGGGATCGATTCTCAGAAATTGACGatctattttttataatatagaatagaattattttaattgatttaaaattacTATTACAATAAATGTTATTTAttaacttgattaaaattataTAACCTTGACTAAAATAACTTTAGTTTGGTT
Coding sequences:
- the LOC122047791 gene encoding putative leucine-rich repeat receptor-like serine/threonine-protein kinase At2g19230 isoform X1 is translated as MDSRFWWQIFLAFAMASAGARSQSTDAIGFLSIDCGLEPGSSYVDHRTNISYVSDVGFIDTGVNRNISVAYMADVRVRRYLTLRAFPNGTRNCYTIRSSTVARGSKYLLRAWFFYGNYDGLSGQPQSFHLHLGVNYWDRVNVTTAESSYRTEIIAVATAGYLSVCLVNTGTGTPFISGIDLRPLRDILYPAANERRSLVLFSRWNLGEEAEYVRYPADPVDRVWMPWSFSSQRNWNDVSTNSTVENVPGDFFGVPSAVMQTAVTPINSSSLVLAWDPVPGDVNQFFPILHISEIFNLSGTNQSRQFSYYVNGLRTLGSIVTPPYLYADAVYGEVPLPSFPTYNISLEALSNSTLPPILNAFELYVTMSNTSVPSDAGDVDAMTVIKEWYQIQRNWMGDPCSPIAFVWDGLNCTYSFSNSPRVTALNLSSSGLIGEITKSVASLSALQYLDLSYNNLTGSIPDDLANLNSLKLLDLTGNQLNGSVPSNLLEMAQNGLLTLRLDGNPHLCNNGTSCNVTPAPKKKKISTPVVVILCIFPVLILLALIAIVWRVRKTQGLRRGGLVNPSNGFLKQTDNALQLENRQFTFMELNNITNNFQKILGKGGFGSVFHGHLEDGTQVAVKLLSQSSSQGTKEFLAEAQHLTRVHHRNLVSLVGYCNEVNHLALVYEFMSQGTLQDHLRGRANSARALSWRQRLQMAIDSARGLEYLHKGCQPPLVHRDVKSGNILLSETLEAKIADFGLSKACLSETNNQISTVVMGTPGYLDPEYYNASQLSEKSDVYSFGVVLLELITGLPPIVPGAENVLLVQWVLQRLAKGNIEDIVDPRLEGEYDINYAWKCANIALKCTAERSQQRPNMTEVVMQLKESLELENSHDSTVNTFTRNENPYSEVSNVSLNSAPEIGVSRMIEISGPTIR